TAAATGTGTCATTCACACTCATTCCTCAGTATACAAATAGGTTATTTTGCTGTTTTTGTCTGACATTGATTCTTGTGTATGAACAATCATTATCGACCTGATTGACGACCATACTATATTCCCAATAAAAATATTCGAGCTTGCACCAGTTCTTGACTCACTAGGAATCAAACAGCAAAAAATTCTGATTTACTTGGTGAAATAAATCATTGATGGTCATGCCAATTTCTTTCCAAAGATGAAAGTGTGTACAAAATAAAAGGCACTTACAAACCTGTTATGATGGAAGAACACctccaaaaaaaattatataatattaTGTATAATCATTATATCTCTTAATTAGATCTGAAATACCttgaatttgaaatttttaaattaagaaCATAGCTGATACTTTTTTGGTATATTTAACAAAATGGTGTAGAATATTAACTTGTAGCATCATATTTTAAAAAGATTGAAACACTTGAAAGTGAATGATTGTGATTCTTATCTATAAATTCCAAATCAAAACAGCAGTTAATGTGTTTAATCATTAATTATTATTAGTTTCGTTTTAAACTTTTACCTCTTCAGTTCTTTGCTTCTCGTAGCATGTAATTTTAAATCACTAACATTTACtgaatatttcatttcttatgctCACTTGTATGACTTGTGGCCTACAGTCGTTAATTTCTGGAAACTGAAATATGGTTTCTGTGTGTCGTATTTATGGGTATTTAACATTCTTCTCCTCAATTTTCAGACTGATTCAAAGTGGGAGCTGCGGCATTTCATGTGAAGAAACTTATCACCATGGACTGGTCAAGGATGAAACGGAGGTAGGCAGAGAGAAGTCAACACATGAGTTTGATACTCATAcagaagaattaactgtgaatgagGGTAGCTCATTTGTCAGCAGATATAATTGTGGTATTAAGGAAAATGAATTTCATGTGTATAGTTGTAATTTCTGCCTACAGAGCTTTACTTCAAAATACAGGCTGATAATGCACGTGTTTATGCACATTGATGGCACGCAGCCACCTTTGTATGTTTGTAAGTGGTGTGGTGAAGTATTTCACAGCAATGTCAGCTTGAAAAAACATTTGCGAATGAGCGACAATCATAAAATCTTAACTGCTGGCAATCATGAGAAATATGGCTGTAGTGATGAGTCCCAAAGCAGTACCTCCTTGGACAGTGAGCCAGAAGTTTCTGTCACAGAGCAAAATGAACAGTCTTCATATAAGGAAACTTGGAACGCTTCAAACAATTCGTCTAATTACATCTCGTCTAATTACATATGTAACACACACATGACAAACGATGCAGAGAAAACAAGGGAATATGGAACTTCATCTACAGCTATTGAATGCAGTGCCCAAGCAGCTGTGGTTAGTGCAAACAGAACCCACAAATGTGATATTTGTGGCAAATGTTTTGCTAGGTCACGTAATCTGAAGACACATGCATTACTTCACACTGGagagaaacctcacaaatgtggtATTTGTGGCAAATCTTTTGTTGCGTACGGTACTCTCAAGAAACATGCATTAATCCACAgtggaaagaaacctcacaaatgtgataCTTGTAGCAAATCTTTTGCTATGTCAGCTGATCTCAAGAAACATTTATTCATACACATCGGAGAAAGATGTCACAAATGTGATGTTTGTGGCAAATCGTTTTTTATGTCGGGTGATCTCaagaaacacacattcacacacaccggAGAAAGACCTCACAAATGTGATATTTGTGGCAAATCTTTTGCTCTGTCAGGTAATCTCAAGAAACACGCATTCGTACACAATGGGAAAAGACCTCACAGATGTGATACTTGTGGCAAATCTTTTGCTATGTCAGGTGACCTCAATAAACATATATTCATACACACTGGAAAAAGACCTCACAAATGTGATGATTGTGGCAAGTCTTTTGTTAGGTCAGGTGATCTCCAGAAACATGCATCCACACACAATGGAAAAAGACCTCACAAGTGTGATATTTGTGGCAAATCTTTTGCTAGATCAGGTAATCTCAAGCAACATGTATTCATACACACCGGAAAGA
This Schistocerca gregaria isolate iqSchGreg1 chromosome 11, iqSchGreg1.2, whole genome shotgun sequence DNA region includes the following protein-coding sequences:
- the LOC126295321 gene encoding zinc finger protein 93-like isoform X3, with product MDQKPLVWMKKEETDEVPTESGSIVETSKRYTSDSARLIQSGSCGISCEETYHHGLVKDETEVGREKSTHEFDTHTEELTVNEGSSFVSRYNCGIKENEFHVYSCNFCLQSFTSKYRLIMHVFMHIDGTQPPLYVCKWCGEVFHSNVSLKKHLRMSDNHKILTAGNHEKYGCSDESQSSTSLDSEPEVSVTEQNEQSSYKETWNASNNSSNYISSNYICNTHMTNDAEKTREYGTSSTAIECSAQAAVVSANRTHKCDICGKCFARSRNLKTHALLHTGEKPHKCGICGKSFVAYGTLKKHALIHSGKKPHKCDTCSKSFAMSADLKKHLFIHIGERCHKCDVCGKSFFMSGDLKKHTFTHTGERPHKCDICGKSFALSGNLKKHAFVHNGKRPHRCDTCGKSFAMSGDLNKHIFIHTGKRPHKCDDCGKSFVRSGDLQKHASTHNGKRPHKCDICGKSFARSGNLKQHVFIHTGKTPHKCDICGKSFARSGNLKQHVFTHIGKTPHKCDICCKSFDGSGDLKLHVLTHTGL
- the LOC126295321 gene encoding zinc finger protein 93-like isoform X2, translated to MDQKPLVWMKKEETDEVPTESGSIFVEDLLELSWSTDFVKEDPGVNVEVNVTQNIVETSKRYTSDSARLIQSGSCGISCEETYHHGLVKDETEVGREKSTHEFDTHTEELTVNEGSSFVSRYNCGIKENEFHVYSCNFCLQSFTSKYRLIMHVFMHIDGTQPPLYVCKWCGEVFHSNVSLKKHLRMSDNHKILTAGNHEKYGCSDESQSSTSLDSEPEVSVTEQNEQSSYKETWNASNNSSNYISSNYICNTHMTNDAEKTREYGTSSTAIECSAQAAVVSANRTHKCDICGKCFARSRNLKTHALLHTGEKPHKCGICGKSFVAYGTLKKHALIHSGKKPHKCDTCSKSFAMSADLKKHLFIHIGERCHKCDVCGKSFFMSGDLKKHTFTHTGERPHKCDICGKSFALSGNLKKHAFVHNGKRPHRCDTCGKSFAMSGDLNKHIFIHTGKRPHKCDDCGKSFVRSGDLQKHASTHNGKRPHKCDICGKSFARSGNLKQHVFIHTGKTPHKCDICGKSFARSGNLKQHVFTHIGKTPHKCDICCKSFDGSGDLKLHVLTHTGL
- the LOC126295321 gene encoding zinc finger protein 93-like isoform X1; translated protein: MDQKPLVWMKKEETDEVPTESGSIIDFFFQFVEDLLELSWSTDFVKEDPGVNVEVNVTQNIVETSKRYTSDSARLIQSGSCGISCEETYHHGLVKDETEVGREKSTHEFDTHTEELTVNEGSSFVSRYNCGIKENEFHVYSCNFCLQSFTSKYRLIMHVFMHIDGTQPPLYVCKWCGEVFHSNVSLKKHLRMSDNHKILTAGNHEKYGCSDESQSSTSLDSEPEVSVTEQNEQSSYKETWNASNNSSNYISSNYICNTHMTNDAEKTREYGTSSTAIECSAQAAVVSANRTHKCDICGKCFARSRNLKTHALLHTGEKPHKCGICGKSFVAYGTLKKHALIHSGKKPHKCDTCSKSFAMSADLKKHLFIHIGERCHKCDVCGKSFFMSGDLKKHTFTHTGERPHKCDICGKSFALSGNLKKHAFVHNGKRPHRCDTCGKSFAMSGDLNKHIFIHTGKRPHKCDDCGKSFVRSGDLQKHASTHNGKRPHKCDICGKSFARSGNLKQHVFIHTGKTPHKCDICGKSFARSGNLKQHVFTHIGKTPHKCDICCKSFDGSGDLKLHVLTHTGL